tttcagaAGCAGATTATTAATAATAACGTAAAATGCAACCAGAAttcttttttgttaaaatacTATAGTTAAAATTGACAGGAATGCTATCATCTTTAAGTTCAATTTTTACAAACCTCctttgttttgaaaattgtatttagaatttttataattttaaatttcccTTGCATAAATTTTGTAACTATATTCAAATATAGATTTTTCTCAAGATTGGTCACACAATTACTTTAAAGCTCatgtttttttaacaaaatataaaaaatcacaaTCATTTTTACATTCGGTTCTAACAGTAAATACCAAAATTCTACCatcaattaaattattaaagcaCTATTGATATTGAATAATTTGTACGAGcagattattaaaaaattagaaattcaGCACAACTGATTTATAGGTAGTAACAAGAGGTTTACAGAAAAATGACATTATTGGATATCAGAATTCGAAAGTCATTAGTTTAACCGAAGAATTCCAATACAAAAAAGTAGtattttcatattaattattagaaTCAATATTATCAACACTTTCAGCATTATAATACCAAAAGGTGAGATAAAAATGGTGTGACCATAATTCAAATTCTAAAAACCAAAATTGCAATAAAACCGAAATAATTTATAACCCAATTTGtttcaaaccaaaataaaatgaaaaccaTTGAATGCAGAAGATAAAATTGACAGCATCAATAGCTCCCAACACATGAACAAAGTGTGGGATTGGTATGGTATTGTATGAGGCGAACATGTTGCTACTGAACATGTTCCTTGAGAAACTCGAACAAAAAAACCTCATCGTTCATTTTGTAGTACCCACGTTTATACCATAACATcacaaacaaataacacaaACATGCCACTGTCAAAATCCCCAACCGGAGCATTATGTATTGGCTCCAAATTATATCAAATGTTAATCACAAACCACAATAATGCATGTTCATAACGGAAGCAACGATGCACGCAAATCGTTCCCAATCCAAAacaatcaaaacagaaaacaacaTTAGAGAAAACGCAAAACCCTAAATCAAAGCCACAATCCCTCGTTACCGATTGAACCAAATAAAATCGTATAGTGAAGAGCTTCATCGCAATAGAAACAGAAATATAAACAAACAAGATATTTCCAATCcgaaaaaataataagataaaggAGAGCATTCAAACAATAACATTTAAATTACCAACAGAACTTAAACTTAACTAAAACATTATATAATAAGAGTATCCAAAATCCGATTAAGAAACTCAGCAAAACACAAATAAAACAGAGATagttctatcaagacatttcgataacataaaaataaaatggaaaagGGGTTGAACTCAACGATAAGATTTCTGGAATCTTGCGCGAGCACCGCGACCACCGAACTTCTTGGGCTCGCAGCGACGGGGATCGGCAACGAGGAGTGTGCGGTCGTACCTGACGAGGATGTCTTTGATCTCCTTCTTGGACTGCTCGTCGACGTACTTCTGGTAGTAGGCGACGAGGGCCTTGGCGATGCTCTGACGGATGGCGTAAATCTGGGAGGTGTGTCCACCGCCCTTGACACGGATGCGCATGTCGACTCCGGCAAAACGGTGGCGGCCGAGGAGGAGGATGGGCTCGAAGGCCTTGAAGCGGAGGATCTCCGGCTCGACGAGCTCGATCGGACAGCCGTTGATCTTGATGAGGCCGCGGCCGCGCTTGCAGTAGGTGACGGCCACCGCCGTCTTCTTACGGCCGAAGCATTGGACTTGCTCAAGTGCGGGTGCTGCCTGCGCCATGTTTGCAATTAGGGTTTGGGTTTCTCTCACTGCGCCTCACTCTGCAAACCTAACTACGATTCTCTAATGTTTGGGGCTTTATATATTCACCCACCAATTAGGGTTTTTGAGGCTGTTGAAATACCCTAATTACCCCCCTCCGCTTTATCtcagtataaaataaaataaaaacatattaataGATCATATAGTATATGCATTAATGGTGCAaagatattaatatattttacatattGGTTTAACTTTACCCtcgataaaaaaattaaatatatattttttattataaaataaattgataaaaagaGACTAAGAATGTAATATATatccatatataaaaaaaattccccTTTTTACagaaatttatttctattttatccttattaatattttattttaaatattttaatattttttattttttaaatatttattaaataattaattattcttataattcattattcttatgattaattaaaaaatatttttttatttttaatacttatatatttttattttttttaaacaattatcaattttaaattttaaacgtGGAATAGTTTATTAAACTTAGAATTGAcaattttttacatatttttgtcttttaaaaattatagtttttatctTTTTGATTTAGTTATCCttcttatcatttttttttaaatataaatataataataataaaaataaaaatgtgaatacAGAAACACTTGTTCCCCTAATTAacaaatgttattattattatactttatatgttaattagattTCCGGTGTACATATATAGGTTCACTTCcgtaaaaaaaattcacttaacatctcaaataattaataatttgattatatttaatttaaaatattattatattattataataggttGTCAATAGTTTCTTTTTATTGAAGTAAACTTTTCCTTAAATGTCTACCAAACTTCTCTTTAAAATTTGTCATGGTAAGCATAACAATAATCCATTTTAACAAACCAAAAAGAtggttaattatatttataaaacattcaCAACTTGCATATttaaaccataaaaaaaatgtaattaacttACAAATATTATAGCTTGATGATTAAGTTTGTAAATGAAGATTTTAGTACCTAGTTTGTAAATCAATACTATTTAGACTAAATGTTAAATCAATTGATAAAGTATAAACATATTATTATTGCCCATTGAGAAATATTAGTTTTCATGTAAAAGTATAACTAAGGTGGAAAAGTCCTTGTCTATAAGTGATAGTCTTGTTGAAAAGTATCACCCAATGTAGATCATTATTAAGTAGCAAACAAAGTTAAAAAgtattagtcttttcaaaaaGTACTAAACAAAATCGAAAACACTTAAACACAATAATACATACATAGTATTTTCTTGACTAATTAAATGATAACCacaatctaaaattaattatcatgATTAACCAATATTAAGAATGACATTGACTCGTCTCTAAAAGCCATTCAAATAAAGACtcttagaataatataaataaacaactACCTCAACATATTTACTATTGATACTAATATTAATCATATGATTGCATTAACTATTATCCACATCTACATACAGTGACTTGACACATTAGAGTATCTTTGTAGACACCCCCACCTTTGAGATTGAGATCAATATCCCAAGATCGGTAAGTAATCTTGAACCAAAAACTTATAGAGACAAAAATTAATGAGTAAAGAATTTGTGGTCTTGTAAAGGTCATCTCGACCTTGTAAAAACATTTTGACCCCGTACCATAGGGATGGAAATGGCTTTGTTTAAGTGCACATGATTACCACGTGTAATATCATGAGTAATGAAAGACCTTCCCATGAAGAATTATAAGAAAACCACACAGACAAAAACAACTTTATTATTGAAACTTTGAAAGGAATTATAAACTTTTAAGagaaaaaacagagaagaaatgGATGTGTTGAGAGATGAGAAATCCACATAGCACCACTTTGGAGAGGTATGATGACACCAATAACCCGGATGAACACGTCgatatacataaataaatttgtttatacACCTTTGGATATGTTATTTTAGGTCGAATCTTCCCAACATCTTTGAAGGGAGACGCACTAAGTTGGTTTATCCCCTACCTCACCcaattaactattttaatacTTTGTTGCAAGATGATTAACTCTAGGTGAACCATATCAAGAAGGTTCACAAAGCAACACCCTATGCGACAACTCGGTCTAGGACAATTCACTCTATGTGaaccttataaaaaaatataaggaagCAACATCTTGGTCCAGGATGCCATTAGCATTTATGCACATCAGTATGATAATTACTATGAACTCTACCACTATGCTTGAGAACACCCACTTGACGTAACTCACCCCTAAAAAATCTTAGCGGACTATTTTGTGCTTTGTCACAAAAGCAAACAACACCAACATTGTTAAACAAACAAAGCATAAATGATTAGTGATACTTGAAAAAGTACTCATGAACCAAAGGATCCACCTAGTCATAACCATCCATTAAGGAAAAATCATTATCGACTTGTTCCTTAACTTTTGCAATAAATATGACAATTACAGTCATGCATCACCTCTCATCCATAATATCACCAACATTTATTATGCAAATTGATGCTTTGATATCATTTTATACTATTCATAAGATTTCACTTACTCAAGTTTGGAGGCCAATACATTGTACAGTTTCTGACGgcattaaacaaaaaaaattaaatttcctTTCATGACTCATCGCAATACACTAAAAAATGAGGGTCAATTCACTACACAATTCACAATCGAAGAAGGTTTAGATTGAATGTAAAAGAATTAATAAACTAGAAACATATCATTTTTGTCAATAAGTACTCATCTTGCCAATAATTACTGAATAAACTAAGAAGTGTTAATCTTATTCAGAAGTATTAGTCTTGTTCAGAAATCCTAGACCAAGTCGAAAAGTACCAATAATTAAAAAGTATCATTTATCAAATAAGATCGATAAATACTAATCTTGTCGAAAGATACTCAACAAGACCGAGAACACATCAACATAATTATcctaactaaaaaaataattatcctAATTAAACAATGGCTAAACTATGTTTAAGAATAACATAAGtccttataaatttttttattcacttCAACGATGTTAAGAAAGTCATttaaccataaaaaaaataccatcTATAAATAACATAAGTCCATAATGTTTAGGAATAACAATTAGCATATTAGATTATAGAAGCCTCAATTTCATTGCATGGTATTATAAATGGAAATTGTGTTAATCatcaaaaatattattgaatcaCAATATCAAATACTTAAACATTTAAATGTCTTTGATTTtcttaaaatgttatttaaaataGTGATGATATTTTGTTATTCAACTCCAATTATACtcataacaaaatattaatatttataataatttttaaaaaaaatcttcttaataaaaatataagcaaaatataaaatgttaaaataatttttaaaattataaataattaaaatattaaaatttattagggGTAGGTTGAGGGTgtgaaaaaaacatttttttatttaaaatgttgtAATTGTAATGCAATTTTTGCAGGCTTTCTGTCTCTTTCCGGAGGTATTAGTTTACAACAACTTCCCTCGTAGTTGTAGCCCCCGACAGAACCAAAGAACAAAACCCCACTCAAAAAAGGTTAATTTTGCACATATGAGACACCATTTTTAAGGTTCACCCTTGCAGACAAATCCCACCATAATCATCTTTTACTCTTCTCTTCTTCCACCCCACATCACCTCTCATCATCTCATTCACCAAAAAgcatataaagaaaaataaaatgcagAGGCGGTTCCGGCAAGTTTGCACTTCTTTAAGAGAACGCAGCTTCATAAGATATGCAAAGATTGCTGCAGTGAGTGGCTTCTCTGACATgaacatcatcatcatcaaagcaACAGCCCCAGATGACTTGCCTCTGCATGAAAACTACATACAGCTTCTTCTGAAACTCTTCTCCACTTCTCCAACTACGTGCCACTCCTTCGCAGTTAGCTTCACTCGTAGATTTGGAACCACTCGCAGCTGGCGTGTTGCACTCAAGTGTCTCATTCTTCTTCACCGTTTGCTTCGTTCAGTCCCTGGAAAAAGCACCCTCTGGAGTGAACTCTTGTGGACACGTTCCAATGCCTTGATTTCTCTTCACCCTTGCCATTTCAAGGATCATTCCTCCTCTTGTCCTGTTTCTTACACAAACTTTGTGGCATCCTATGCACACCTTCTGGATGAGGCCCTTAACTGTGTTGCTTTGGATGACACCAAAATGGAaggagaggaagaagatgagAAAGAGGAACTCAAGTTTGAAACTGAAAGTTTTCAAGAGAAAATGAAGGAACTGGGTGAAGTGCTTGAAGTGCTACCGCAGCTACAGAGCATTATGGATAGGGTTATGCAGTGTTATCCAGTAGGGGTGGCATCACGAAGTTTTATTGTGCAGTGTGCCATGAAACTCATAGTTCGTGACAGCTTCGTCTGTTACAGAAAGTTCAGAAAAGAAATAGTTGGGGTTTTGGACAATCTACTTGAGATGCCGTATAGGAACTGCATAGCCGCTTTCAATGTGTACAAGAAAGCAGCTGTTCAAACTCATGAGCTTTATGAGTTCTATGAATGGTGCAAGGTAAAGGGTGTGTGTGGATTGTACGAGTACCCTTTGGTGGAGCCAATTCCATACATACAAATCAAGGCTTTGGAGAGTTTTCTGAGTGGAATGTGGCAGTTAACAGAGTCTTCGTCCTCAGTTACTAGCCCTTCGTCATCTGTGGAATCTGCTTCGGATTTCACTGAAAGACAAGTAGAGAAAAGAAGAGATATTGTTGACATCAAAGAAAAAGTGTTGGAGGCAGAAGAAGAGAAGCCTTTGATTGAACCAGAAATAGAAGATGACGAGGAGGTTAGCTGGGAGAAACTTCTGGAAACCTCTATCAGTTTTAACCATGGTTATCAGAGGGATTTGTACAGCTTCATCTATCAGCTGGGATGGGAAGGTGGATTTGGTACAGAGCAACATAGCTTTAATGCAGATGACAGATGGAATATCGCAGTTTACAAGTCTGCTACTGCTACTCACAACCCATTCTCCGACCCATATAATTGATCCCTCCAGTGACCATTATTGTTCCTGGAAATACATGAAGTCCACAATGTATTTCGTGTCTGTATtcattgaaattaaaaataacagttACATTTTTTGATTTGCCTTTTGTTTAGATTTGTCATGCagcattttaaaaaatcatccGAGACCTTTTAGAGACAAAATTGTTCTAAACTCCAGAAGAGATAATACTTCTGATATGATACGATGATTGACCTACTAAGATCACGTATTTAATTGTAGTATTTAAGTGTAAAGAGAATAAAGTCTATAACTAGAAATAATCATGTATTTACTTGTAGAAATTAGGGCGAAAAATAACTTTGACGTAGGAAACTTTAATTTGAGTAGAGATGTAGTATTTATGAATTCATTATGCCTAAGGCATTGATTAAAACAAGTTGGGTTAATGTTGATGAGAGTTTTAATTTGATAATAAGGTTTACTGACAAATATGAATGCATAAATATAgataatatatattaacaaatCAATAGAACTTGCTCACAGAATAATTATGTTTAAGAGGCTAAATTTCCGAAGGTTGGTTTTAATAACCAAACAAGTACACGAGCTTGATCCCATCCGCAAGTATAACTTCCAGTATTGGGGTCCAACAATTGAAATGCAGACGAACCCTCTTCATGAACGACCACCAAACAGTTGCACCAAGTCTACAACATCTATGTTTCCTAGGTTTGTCTATTGATGTAAATGAAGGTTCAAAAGAAATAATCACATTTTCAGAAGTACATTTGACCACCGGCTATCCAGAATATACAAACACTATATACAAGTCTATAAGAGAATTCATAACTTCTTCATGCTCACTTTTGAAAGACTAAATAATTCCAACTCTGCTGAAATCTGGCAAAAGTTACCATAAAAGTTAGAGGGCTGACAGTTAAAAGTGTTGTAAACCCACCACCTCAACTGACGCACAAAGTTAGCATTATAGCACGTGCATGAAATGAAACAACTCTCAAAAAAGTTTAGTTTTGATTTTCTACTTCCGGTGCCTTCGCTTTTGATCAGCTCTTTGTCTCTTCTCATCATCCCATTCACGATCATACAAGCTAATACTCAATTAAGGTCACAGCACTGAACAAATATAATGGAAACACGACATCCTTTTCTAAGATTTCAAATTAGCTCTCCTTTTCTAAGAAAATGTGAATGAACATCAAGCAATTCAAACatgcataaataataaaatatcatgCATGTTTAAAAACGATTCCTTAAGTGAAGGATGTAAAACGTAGTGGACAAAATACATGCAAATGAAGCGCACATAAGTAAACAGTCTAGTGTTGCCCCCCACCAAAAGACATATTGATAGACAAGTAATCATGACTTAAAATAATAAGTGCGTATATCGTGAGGTGAAGGATACGGATCTGAATCACGGCGATTCAACTTGCTGGCCACCTCTTTACCGTGAATCCTGATATTTGGTTCATCTATGTAGTTTGGATGCTGGATGACGGGTCCCTTTCTGTCTCCCCTGTCCCTTCCATCATACCCCAATGGCATACCAATACCAGTGGGAGGAGGTGGAGGAGCTACAGGTGAGTACTCCCCAGGTTCACCAGTTGATAGATGCTCCCTCTTAAGTTTCCGCCTCTTGGATGCGGCATTTAAATCCAAATCTTCCTTCAGAACATTtgctttctctctttctctctccctctcttcAACCTGCGTTAGAGATCAGAAAGACTATTTAAcatcataagaaaaaaaatcggCTAACCATCTGTGTCATTTATCCAGTCTATCCAAACACCAAAAGAGGCTAATAGATGTTGAAAAGCACAATCTAGTACCACTTAGTAAAATATCAAGCGAAATGGAAAAGGCAAAAACCTGCAATTGCAAGAAATTTAAGTGGAATACTGAACAATAATTAGCCCTGTTAAAACTGTAACAATAAAACCATCATAATTTCTTTCAAAATGAGTTATTTTTTCATATGTTTCACTCATTTTCAGCTACAAgtgataattaatatattacccATTCCGTCTTCAACAGAGAAATCGGTAGTTCTTCATAGAAACCCACGATTGTTAAAAATACAGCAGTTAGTCATTTGTTATCAAATTGACTAACAACTATTATAACGTTTACACTAATCCATAGGGCTATAATATGTATAAGTCACAAAGTACATATTCGTACTTCTTTAGTAGCAGATAATGTAGAGAGAGAATTGATACCCAATATTTATTCATACCTTAATCTCTTCACGTTTTCGTTCTCGAAAATCATCTTCTTTTCGGCGTTTGGCATCATCCTGAGAAACCACAGTCTCTTCCGATCGTCTCCGTTCCTTTTCTTCATGCCTTGGAGAAAGTCTTTGAGAGTGCCTCGTTGCTCCATACCTCCTATCAGCATCTTCATCACGCCTACCAGCTCCTACGGATTGAGGAACCATATTAGGAGGTAAAGGGGGCGGTGGAGGCAAGCTTTGACCATGGAAGCGATCATCAGCATGAGATTTTTCTACTGATGCATCACTGTAACGTAATTTGTTCCTATCATCCTTGCTTCTTTCATCCTTTGCTTTCTCAGGTGGTCTATTAAAACTCCTCTCACTACCCCTCTCTTGCATTCTCTCAACGGATCGTTCTCTTCCATATCTTTCAATTGACCTATCCCTAGGTTTTTCAGCTACAGAGTCATCACCCCGAGACTTGTCTACGCGGTCTAATCTTTCCCTGTGGTCCCTCTCATATCTTTCATTGCCCTTGTCTTTTGGACGTTCCAGTGACTTATCACCTGCTCTGTACAGACCATGTTCCTCTGGTCCCAATTTGTCATCAGCAAAGCGAGGATCCATCAACTTATCTCTATCAGAGAATCGAACTTCACTTTCAAAATCTCTTAGCTCAACATCTCCTTTCCGTCGTTTACCTAGTCTGTCTGGTTCTTCAGCAGAACTGGCTCTCTTCTGAACTTTTTCATTAGATTTTGAAGCAACTCCTGTGTTTTCATGCCTGGGGGAATGAACTACGCGTGAAGAGGATCCTCTAGTTAAATCAGCAGTATCATTTCCATCATCCTTCACCACAGATGCCCTAATATCAGAAGACTTGGAAACTCCAACCTCGGCCTTTGACTCATTACCAGGACCATCCAATGAAATCCTTACTGGTGCATTTGAACCTTTAGTAGAACCAGTAATGGTGTTACCATTAGCACTGACTGAAGAAGTTACATTGGTAGTTCCACTGTGTAGATCCTTGTCACTACTCAAGGAACCTGAAGTTCTAGCAACAGGTTTTCCAGACCTACTATCTTCTTTTAAAGGGTCTTGTTTTGATGGTTTTGAAAGTGAACCAGTAGGCACTGAACGCTTTGCTGAGGCTCTTGACTGAAAACATGAGAGCCAAATTATTCTGGATAAACTATAAAAATGGAAAACTATAATAATTTAAGAGAAAAGATACATTGGTATCCTGTATTatcaaatataatttaagaaaCTGATTGTTTTAAAACAATTAGGCACAGCAAATGATTGACTACTTTATTGAACAATAATCTTCAGTTCTTAATTTCTTATCATAATAAAACATGGGGCTATATCGATCAAGTCTTTATGACCATAGGGTTTCTTATCACTTTCAGGCCTGATTTTCATGCAAAACAATATTCTCATTGACTATTGCACGATTTTGCCCTAGAACCAATCAATCCTAACATTCAACTTCAGTTCTAATTCTTATTCTTCAACCCAACAGTATTATACTTTTATACCCAAAATCCATGCACGAAACCTTGCCACTAACTATTAAAGCCGAAATATTAAATGCTACCTCAGCAGTTCTTGTTCCATGATCATCTGATGCTCTATTTATCAATTCTTCCACTTGCTTTGAGTTTTCCATAGATTTTGACATCCCAGATTGTATAGAAGATGAGATCGAGGATGTTTGGCCATCAAATCCATTTACCATTGCACCGGTCTTGACTTTTGTATGGCCAGAATCAGATTTTGTCGCAGTCATGCTTTCCGTTCTTTCAGACTTGCCATCGGTAGTTTTTGTTCTTATTACCTGATCTTTGACTGTGTTTCCAGAGTCCACATGTTTTCCACTGGCAGATTCAGTTTGTGAAACATTGAGATTCATCCCACTATGTACAGTTGAGGGATTTCCAGCTGAAGATTTAGTCCCAGATGGTGCAGGTTTCAACTCAAGATAACCCATACCAAATTCTTCATCAGTAACCCAAGAAGGCTGAAAAATGAGTTAGAATTAGTATGTTGAAACAAAATACAGGTAAACCTTTAGTGACACACATACCTTCCTAGCAGCCAATGCTGCTGCAACACCAGTTGCCAACACCTTAAGATCCTCTCTTTCATCACTTTTAATCTTAGCTACCTGCATGGAAGATGAAATGACTTgaatgtaatattttaaattactagTAGAAGCAAAGCTTACAATAAGGATAACTTACTCGCTTCTCAAGGTTTATCCCACTCTTCCGGGTAACAGGGAAAACACTAGAAATTTTTGTCAACATTATGAGAGCATTCCTAATTTCCATGTACTCGCTAGATTCCAGACACTGAATTAGTAAACGTGTGATTCTCTGACTCCACTTCCAGTGTACCTATCAGCCAAAAAGCAAATACAAAATGGCTCATTTAGCATCATTTAACAATCCGTAGACTAACAATAGATCAGGAATAAATAAAGTAAAgccaaagaaaaaataatctatATGATCTATACAACAATTAATATCGGGGATTGAATTTTGTTACTGTTTTTCGTGTACACATTTTTTTACCTCTTTTACCCTTCATTCGCCAACCTTTTATTTCCCATGATCTTAAACAAACTACCCATCGTAAACAAACAACCTTTTTTTAATTGCTTTTTATACATATTCTATTGCAATTTCACTTTTAATTTTGATAgaattataacataataaaaatggCTCTTATTTTGATAAATGAATTGCATCATTAATGTTTTCTTAGAATATCATTAATGCCTCTTGTATTATCATGACAAGTATAGTAGTTACATTTAATCTCTTTCATTCTTTTACTACATACTTACCtgtcagaattttattttattttcccaAAATACAATTCAAAACATGAGAAGTGAGAATtcataatttattgttttatttgtaTAGCAAAAGTGTAAAGACAATTTAAGAATGTCTTGTAAAAATTACTAATACATTTTTTACATTTGtgaaacataaatataaattatctgAATTCGTTTTCTGTAGTCCTTTTAGCAATgctttgagaaaaaaaaaaattaaataaaataataaatattatatgcataaatgatgaatgttttacaaaaatatcATAACATTCTTCAAATACATGATATGATCTGTTATTAATACTCTAATTATCGTCAATTTCATTATTCCAACTTTAAAATGAAAGAATATTTGGATAGtacttaattttatataaaggtgtttaattaataatataattacatttttttatgtcaaaagCTTATATAAATATCAGCAAGATAATACGTTAAACAGAAATATTATATAGCATATCAATGACAAGGTAATTTTTGGATTGTATATAATTAATTGAGGCTGAACTCTTTCACAGGATGAAAATGATTTCAATACACAACTAAAAACAtcaaaaatttgaataattaaagGTAATTAAGCTATATATTCATATAGTATTCATTTCAGAGTAATCAATACTTATAGTCTTGTTTGTTAGTTGTATTAAAGGTAATTTCATAGTTTTTGTTTGTTACTTATATATAATGGTTCatattgcattttttttattataacatctacagcattaaattttaaaaattatataatttaacatTTCTTAAGAAAAATTGTCTTAGGACATAACTCAACCTCACCAGGTGAGGACTGTCCAAGCTTTATAAATAAGCTCCATTTAAGTCATGTCTCTAATTGAGGTAGGATTAAAACAACCACCAAAGTGGCCACAACTAAAGTGGGCTCAGAGTGTCACAATTAAAATGActttctaattatattttatatttttaattatttctacCTTGTAATGAGCAGGTGATAAGCAAGTTGAAATTGATAGGAAAAGCAATTAGATGTACAGACTAGAACCTACCTTAATGAACTGGCCGTATGTAACTCGTTGGCTATTTGGATATCTATAGTAAACGGCAAAGCCTGGCATGTTTCCACACTCACGTTCATAAATAGATTCATCACTCTGGAAAAGAAGGAATTAAAAATAGTGAACATGAAAAAAGATGAACtccttaaaaatatattataaaaataaatttgcaaATAAAAACACATTACCTTCCAATAGTAAGCAATCTTCAAAGTCTCATACAGAAACCTACCAAGCCTGCCTGCCTCATATTCAGTGCAGCAGCATATCATAGGTTGTAGGGTTTTACAAATCAAAACATCTATGTGATTGACTGTGTTGAAAAAGGGGGTTCCAAGGGAATGAAGTGTGTGGACAAACATAGCACAATAAACAGCATCTGGCATACTGAAAGTACAGCGTGGAAAAATACAGCGCTGAAG
The sequence above is a segment of the Phaseolus vulgaris cultivar G19833 chromosome 2, P. vulgaris v2.0, whole genome shotgun sequence genome. Coding sequences within it:
- the LOC137812984 gene encoding small ribosomal subunit protein uS9, which translates into the protein MAQAAPALEQVQCFGRKKTAVAVTYCKRGRGLIKINGCPIELVEPEILRFKAFEPILLLGRHRFAGVDMRIRVKGGGHTSQIYAIRQSIAKALVAYYQKYVDEQSKKEIKDILVRYDRTLLVADPRRCEPKKFGGRGARARFQKSYR
- the LOC137809555 gene encoding putative clathrin assembly protein At5g57200 — encoded protein: MQRRFRQVCTSLRERSFIRYAKIAAVSGFSDMNIIIIKATAPDDLPLHENYIQLLLKLFSTSPTTCHSFAVSFTRRFGTTRSWRVALKCLILLHRLLRSVPGKSTLWSELLWTRSNALISLHPCHFKDHSSSCPVSYTNFVASYAHLLDEALNCVALDDTKMEGEEEDEKEELKFETESFQEKMKELGEVLEVLPQLQSIMDRVMQCYPVGVASRSFIVQCAMKLIVRDSFVCYRKFRKEIVGVLDNLLEMPYRNCIAAFNVYKKAAVQTHELYEFYEWCKVKGVCGLYEYPLVEPIPYIQIKALESFLSGMWQLTESSSSVTSPSSSVESASDFTERQVEKRRDIVDIKEKVLEAEEEKPLIEPEIEDDEEVSWEKLLETSISFNHGYQRDLYSFIYQLGWEGGFGTEQHSFNADDRWNIAVYKSATATHNPFSDPYN